The nucleotide window ATAGAAGAATCTAACAATACTTTGCTTGAAATAGCAACAAATGTAAAAAAATCTGGTGATTCAATTGAAAGTGTAGAAGATGCTTTAGAAAATACCAATAAATTACTTGGAGGAATCATAGATATTACTGATCAAATTAATTTACTTGCTTTAAATGCTTCAATTGAGGCAGCAAGAGCTGGAGATGCTGGAAGAGGATTTAATGTTGTTGCTGGAGAAATAAAAAGTCTTTCTGAAGAAACTGAGCAATTAACTTCAGAAATTAGAGAAGCAATTAATAATATAAATCTAGAAATAAAAAATACTGATCAAATAATTGAAAATGGTCTAGATAGTATTGAGGGAGTTGAAGAGTTAGCAAGTAAATCTATTGATTCATTTAATTTAATGAATAATAATTTGCATAATGTTATTAATTCTATATCTAAGTTGTCTGATAGTACAGAGAGTCAAGCTTCAGCTACTGAGCAAACAACCCAAGCAGTTGAATCTATGACTCAAGAATTCATAAATATTTCAGAGAATGTTTCTGAAGTTGATAAAAATATAAAAAATCAAAAAAACAATTCTGAAACTCTTATTAATTATTCTAATAATCTTAATACAATAGCCTATGAACTTCACAAAATTTCAGTAGAAAATAAAAGTGATGAAATGTTAATTTTTGGAGTTAATCCTTTTACAAAACCAGAAAAAATAGAAGAATTATATATCCCAATAATTAATAAATTATGTCAAAAAATTAATAAGAATGCTAAAACAGTTATAGTTTCAGATTACGAAGAATTAACATATTACATAAAAAATAATTTAATAGATATTGGATGGTTTTCTCCTATGGCATATGTTAAAGCAAAAAAAGAAACAAATGTTATTCCAATGATAACTCCTTTGATTAATGGCAAAGATAGTTATAGAGGATATATTTTCACTAGAAAAAATAGTAAATATAACAAATTAAAAGATTTAAGAAATAGTATTTTTGCATTTGTAGATCCATTATCAACATCTGGATATGTATATCCAAAACAAATGTTAAAAGAAGTTGGGATTAATGTGAATACAGATTTAAAAGAAACTTTATTTTTAGGGAATCATGATAATGTAATAAAGGCTGTATTAGATAATAAAGTTGAAGTTGGAGCAACATATAATGAAGCTTGGGATAGAGCAGCTCAAACATTAAATTTAGAGAGTCTAAATATATTAGAAAAAACAGCTCCTATTCCAAAAGATGTGATTGCTGCTAGATCTGATTTAGATCAAAACATTTTAGAAGAGACAAAAAATATTTTCTTAAAAGCTGATAGAGAAATTAGTGAAGTCTTAAATCAAACCAATATAACAGGATTTACTGAGAGTGAAGATAAGAAATTTGATATTATACGACGATATAATAATTAAAAGTTAAAATTTGATTTAAACCTGATCAATTATTGATAATTCAGAAAATTAATGATAAAATTAGTATGGTAAATTATAATTAATTTCATTAATATCTTAATTATAAAATTTTATTTTAATCATTATTAAAAGGAGGGTTTATTTATGAAGAAAAAATTAATTAATAATCCGGAAAAAGTAGTGGAAGAAATGGTAGAGGGTATTGTGATGGCTGCTCCTGATAAGCTTGAAAAGTTAGATGATTATAATATAGTTATAAGAAAAGGTAGTCCTAATGAAAAAGTTGCTTTAGTCAGTGGTGGAGGTAGTGGTCATGAGCCTACACATGCTGGCTTTGTTGGTGAGGGTATGTTAGATGGAGCAATTTCTGGTGATGTATTTACTTCTCCAACTCCTGATGCAGTATTTGAAGCTATTAAAGCAGTTGATGGTGGAAAAGGTGTATTATTAGTTGTAAAAAACTATACTGGAGATGTTATGAATTTTGAAATGGCTGCAGAAATGGCAGAAGCTGAAGGAATTGAAGTAGATCATGTAGTTGTAAACGATGATGTAGCTGTAGAAGATAG belongs to Halanaerobium saccharolyticum subsp. saccharolyticum DSM 6643 and includes:
- the phnD gene encoding phosphate/phosphite/phosphonate ABC transporter substrate-binding protein translates to MDIFNEFNFISFSIGVVITSFIIYFFLVLKKDNKNSIAKKNEDGITKNNESKKKTANKLLNLSQEVSFKSQDLIWLINDNNKKAENLVERFENIAESVENNAAGAEEISATIEELSSSSNVIKTEMEKLEKISQQLMSDSAKNQNWIEESNNTLLEIATNVKKSGDSIESVEDALENTNKLLGGIIDITDQINLLALNASIEAARAGDAGRGFNVVAGEIKSLSEETEQLTSEIREAINNINLEIKNTDQIIENGLDSIEGVEELASKSIDSFNLMNNNLHNVINSISKLSDSTESQASATEQTTQAVESMTQEFINISENVSEVDKNIKNQKNNSETLINYSNNLNTIAYELHKISVENKSDEMLIFGVNPFTKPEKIEELYIPIINKLCQKINKNAKTVIVSDYEELTYYIKNNLIDIGWFSPMAYVKAKKETNVIPMITPLINGKDSYRGYIFTRKNSKYNKLKDLRNSIFAFVDPLSTSGYVYPKQMLKEVGINVNTDLKETLFLGNHDNVIKAVLDNKVEVGATYNEAWDRAAQTLNLESLNILEKTAPIPKDVIAARSDLDQNILEETKNIFLKADREISEVLNQTNITGFTESEDKKFDIIRRYNN